In Palaemon carinicauda isolate YSFRI2023 chromosome 38, ASM3689809v2, whole genome shotgun sequence, a single window of DNA contains:
- the LOC137630199 gene encoding uncharacterized protein translates to MRKHPEDALVTVNVLLIIFLITCIQDCHGVRYRAFVVPQEVRSGRNATLECQVDTWPKPLYSLAWWKDGAQFYRVAVTKSYHQVEVTAHPLSSSNINFAKLFPLPDVKVKVGLRMGEVILQDVGVAASGMYTCEVVTDFPTFSQNLLSSNLTVVEPPPTRPIISGFKGRYYPGEVLAPNCTVLRTHPIPSISWFVNGKQVSGDIIEVRANPDLTLTVVNRLMLRLHKHHFQDGLFNLTCGALVGDSLWSATSITARHAHPHRPKDVHLNSIFDHHERSKLDGSRGINSVDKELSRPYQRLHSGGSQLQVSTWKGCYIWATIVMSLTSLRW, encoded by the exons ATGAGAAAACATCCAGAGGATGCGTTAGTGACTGTTAATGTCCTACTAATCATTTTTCTTATCACCTGCATTCAAG ACTGTCATGGGGTACGTTACCGTGCTTTCGTCGTGCCCCAAGAGGTACGATCAGGGAGAAACGCCACTCTGGAGTGCCAGGTGGATACGTGGCCGAAGCCTTTGTATTCTCTGGCCTGGTGGAAGGATGGCGCCCAGTTCTACAGAGTGGCTGTTACCAAGAGCTATCATCAAGTCGAAGTGACAGCTCATCCGTTGTCTTCTTCTAATATAAACTTTGCCAAACTGTTTCCATTGCCTGACGTCAAAGTGAAG GTAGGACTCCGTATGGGGGAAGTGATCCTGCAGGATGTCGGTGTTGCGGCCTCTGGGATGTATACGTGTGAGGTCGTGACGGACTTTCCGACATTTTCCCAGAATCTGCTGTCGTCCAATCTCACCGTCGTGG AGCCTCCCCCGACAAGACCCATCATCTCGGGATTCAAGGGGCGCTATTACCCAGGGGAGGTCCTCGCCCCCAACTGCACAGTCCTGAGGACCCACCCCATACCTTCCATCTCGTGGTTCGTCAATGGGAAACAG GTGAGTGGTGACATCATCGAGGTCAGGGCGAATCCTGACCTGACTCTCACTGTTGTTAATCGCCTGATGCTTCGTCTCCACAAACACCATTTTCAGGATGGTCTCTTCAACCTTACG TGTGGAGCCCTAGTTGGAGACAGCCTCTGGAGCGCAACGTCCATCACAGCCCGCCACGCACATCCGCACAGACCGAAGGATGTCCATCTTAATTCGATCTTCGATCATCACGAGAGGAGTAAACTGGATGGAAGTAGAGGCATCAATTCGGTGGATAAGGAGTTAAGTCGACCTTACCAACGACTACACTCAGGAG GTTCCCAACTTCAAGTGTCAACATGGAAAGGATGTTACATCTGGGCAACTATCGTGATGTCACTTACTTCTCTTAGATGGTGA